The following are from one region of the Capsicum annuum cultivar UCD-10X-F1 chromosome 1, UCD10Xv1.1, whole genome shotgun sequence genome:
- the LOC107863612 gene encoding growth-regulating factor 8 isoform X2, producing MGNGENSELLDLKMKTSTESSYPYKSSLFISPSSHSGDDGGSGCGGPGDFVGSDIYDVVSSDAALSSRPLQQPFNYTARGSMGLFGKVPFTASQLQEFQRQSVICKYIMASMPVPPQLLLPLPNHPSPAHLPQSNTSGLDLKFSSGSDPEPWRCKRTDGKKWRCSRDVAPDQKYCERHAHKSKPRSRKHVEIHNSNSNSNSNRHPPAPKSNNKHHSLQFPSDQTRCIEWLERGDRSGTIPVVTSNHQNLQQLMQSSSGVGFNNDNTDQNRRITPAFQVQDEAKGRGTTRDLIDACSKDGLSDGISNNGSFTSLTLSMSGWNRGMDDDNEHAQVTIGDEVLRSQWLNPVSWMSSTAPGGPLGEALCLGNATNLPSPHGYSNSTVTSSCSFGSCENGSHGFDFIG from the exons ATGGGGAACGGGGAAAACAGTGAGCTTCTGGATTTGAAGATGAAGACTAGTACTGAGTCTTCCTACCCTTATAAAAGCAGCTTGTTCATCTCCCCTTCTTCTCACAGTGGAGATGATGGAGGAAGTGGCTGCGGTGGGCCAGGAGATTTTGTAGGGAGCGATATCTACGATGTTGTGAGCTCAGACGCTGCACTTTCATCAAGGCCTTTGCAACAACCTTTCAACTATACTGCTA GAGGAAGCATGGGCCTCTTTGGGAAAGTACCTTTTACAGCTTCCCAGCTGCAGGAGTTTCAAAGACAGTCCGTAATATGCAAGTACATAATGGCCTCCATGCCTGTTCCTCCTCAGCTACTCCTTCCCTTGCCTAATCATCCATCTCCAGCTCACCTTCCTCAATCTAACA CATCGGGTTTGGATTTGAAGTTCTCAAGTGGGTCGGATCCAGAGCCATGGAGGTGTAAGAGAACAGACGGGAAGAAATGGAGGTGCTCAAGGGATGTAGCTCCAGATCAGAAGTATTGTGAGCGACATGCCCACAAAAGCAAACCCCGTTCAAGAAAGCATGTGGAAATTCACAATTCCAATTCCAATTCCAATTCCAATCGACACCCTCCAGCTCCCAAATCTAACAACAAGCATCACTCTCTTCAGTTTCCGTCTGACCAAACCAG GTGTATTGAGTGGTTAGAGAGAGGAGACAGAAGTGGAACCATCCCTGTCGTTACTAGTAACCACCAAAACTTGCAGCAACTCATGCAGTCATCTTCTGGAGTGGGATTCAACAATGACAACACTGACCAGAACAGAAGAATTACACCTGCATTTCAAGTGCAAGACGAGGCGAAA GGCAGAGGAACAACTAGGGACCTCATCGATGCTTGCTCAAAAGACGGACTTAGTGATGGTATTAGCAACAATGGCTCATTTACATCACTTACACTTTCGATGTCTGGTTGGAATCGTGGAATGGATGATGATAACGAACACGCGCAAGTTACCATTGGCGATGAGGTTTTGAGGTCCCAATGGCTTAACCCTGTTTCTTGGATGAGTTCAACAGCACCAGGAGGGCCTTTGGGCGAAGCATTGTGTCTTGGAAATGCCACTAATTTACCATCACCTCATGGATATAGCAATAGCACTGTTACCAGCAGCTGCAGCTTCGGTTCCTGCGAGAATGGTAGCCACGGATTCGACTTCATCGGGTGA
- the LOC107863612 gene encoding growth-regulating factor 8 isoform X1: MGNGENSELLDLKMKTSTESSYPYKSSLFISPSSHSGDDGGSGCGGPGDFVGSDIYDVVSSDAALSSRPLQQPFNYTARGSMGLFGKVPFTASQLQEFQRQSVICKYIMASMPVPPQLLLPLPNHPSPAHLPQSNTSGLDLKFSSGSDPEPWRCKRTDGKKWRCSRDVAPDQKYCERHAHKSKPRSRKHVEIHNSNSNSNSNRHPPAPKSNNKHHSLQFPSDQTRCIEWLERGDRSGTIPVVTSNHQNLQQLMQSSSGVGFNNDNTDQNRRITPAFQVQDEAKVYPLNFNQYMSNTGQALGSQLKNEQCNDSVISSFQGRGTTRDLIDACSKDGLSDGISNNGSFTSLTLSMSGWNRGMDDDNEHAQVTIGDEVLRSQWLNPVSWMSSTAPGGPLGEALCLGNATNLPSPHGYSNSTVTSSCSFGSCENGSHGFDFIG, from the exons ATGGGGAACGGGGAAAACAGTGAGCTTCTGGATTTGAAGATGAAGACTAGTACTGAGTCTTCCTACCCTTATAAAAGCAGCTTGTTCATCTCCCCTTCTTCTCACAGTGGAGATGATGGAGGAAGTGGCTGCGGTGGGCCAGGAGATTTTGTAGGGAGCGATATCTACGATGTTGTGAGCTCAGACGCTGCACTTTCATCAAGGCCTTTGCAACAACCTTTCAACTATACTGCTA GAGGAAGCATGGGCCTCTTTGGGAAAGTACCTTTTACAGCTTCCCAGCTGCAGGAGTTTCAAAGACAGTCCGTAATATGCAAGTACATAATGGCCTCCATGCCTGTTCCTCCTCAGCTACTCCTTCCCTTGCCTAATCATCCATCTCCAGCTCACCTTCCTCAATCTAACA CATCGGGTTTGGATTTGAAGTTCTCAAGTGGGTCGGATCCAGAGCCATGGAGGTGTAAGAGAACAGACGGGAAGAAATGGAGGTGCTCAAGGGATGTAGCTCCAGATCAGAAGTATTGTGAGCGACATGCCCACAAAAGCAAACCCCGTTCAAGAAAGCATGTGGAAATTCACAATTCCAATTCCAATTCCAATTCCAATCGACACCCTCCAGCTCCCAAATCTAACAACAAGCATCACTCTCTTCAGTTTCCGTCTGACCAAACCAG GTGTATTGAGTGGTTAGAGAGAGGAGACAGAAGTGGAACCATCCCTGTCGTTACTAGTAACCACCAAAACTTGCAGCAACTCATGCAGTCATCTTCTGGAGTGGGATTCAACAATGACAACACTGACCAGAACAGAAGAATTACACCTGCATTTCAAGTGCAAGACGAGGCGAAAGTATATCCACTGAACTTTAATCAGTACATGTCTAATACTGGCCAGGCATTGGGAAGTCAATTAAAGAACGAACAGTGTAACGACTCCGTAATTTCCTCCTTTCAGGGCAGAGGAACAACTAGGGACCTCATCGATGCTTGCTCAAAAGACGGACTTAGTGATGGTATTAGCAACAATGGCTCATTTACATCACTTACACTTTCGATGTCTGGTTGGAATCGTGGAATGGATGATGATAACGAACACGCGCAAGTTACCATTGGCGATGAGGTTTTGAGGTCCCAATGGCTTAACCCTGTTTCTTGGATGAGTTCAACAGCACCAGGAGGGCCTTTGGGCGAAGCATTGTGTCTTGGAAATGCCACTAATTTACCATCACCTCATGGATATAGCAATAGCACTGTTACCAGCAGCTGCAGCTTCGGTTCCTGCGAGAATGGTAGCCACGGATTCGACTTCATCGGGTGA
- the LOC107863622 gene encoding protein BRANCHLESS TRICHOME — protein sequence MMMMISSQENTSNKSTGISDDHIIPTSICPTWKLYENPFYNSQNQQHNPPTLQEETSHAALRIHHNNKQIHRLNLPISARKIAASFWDLTFIRPFMDSELEMARAQVAELKAKVEHERKARKKLESMNKKIARELSEEKKGREALERVCEELANHVSSDKAEINRLRKEMEEERKMLRVAEVMREERVQMKLTEAKYLLEDKLLELEATKKMLQTEQPKIQENISHTISSGACDQETETRCETADHKSISEGKTASFQYQVTIHRRNHSSEPENPHIKRGIKGFVEFPKVVRAISSKSRHWGTKLECQKAQLRILLKQKCPIRSNGLLTT from the coding sequence atgatgatgatgatcagtAGCCAAGAAAATACCAGCAATAAGTCTACTGGCATCTCAGATGATCACATTATCCCTACTTCTATATGTCCAACCTGGAAACTCTACGAGAACCCCTTCTATAATTCgcaaaatcaacaacacaaccCCCCCACTCTTCAAGAAGAAACCAGCCACGCTGCTCTCCGAATTCACCACAACAATAAGCAAATTCATCGCCTCAATCTCCCGATATCTGCTAGAAAAATTGCAGCATCCTTTTGGGATCTCACCTTTATAAGGCCCTTTATGGACTCTGAGCTCGAAATGGCTCGAGCCCAAGTTGCTGAATTGAAGGCCAAGGTAGAACACGAGCGCAAGGCGCGTAAGAAGTTGGAGTCGATGAACAAGAAGATTGCAAGAGAGCTCTCTGAAGAGAAAAAAGGGAGAGAGGCGTTGGAGCGAGTCTGCGAAGAGCTTGCCAATCACGTATCATCGGACAAAGCGGAGATCAATCGGTTGAGGAAAGAAATGGAAGAGGAGAGGAAAATGCTGCGGGTGGCTGAGGTTATGAGGGAAGAAAGAGTTCAAATGAAGCTCACAGAGGCTAAATATTTATTGGAAGACAAGTTGTTGGAATTGGAAGCAACCAAGAAAATGTTACAAACTGAGCAACCCAAGATTCAAGAAAACATCAGCCATACCATTTCATCAGGTGCATGTGATCAGGAAACGGAGACGCGGTGTGAAACTGCTGATCACAAGTCCATTAGTGAGGGGAAAACTGCTTCTTTTCAATACCAAGTGACGATTCATAGAAGAAACCATTCGTCAGAGCCTGAAAATCCACACATCAAACGAGGGATCAAAGGATTCGTCGAATTCCCAAAGGTTGTTAGAGCCATTAGTTCCAAAAGCAGACATTGGGGTACAAAGTTGGAGTGCCAAAAGGCTCAGCTTAGGATACTACTGAAACAAAAGTGTCCCATCCGATCCAACGGGCTTCTAACAACCTGA
- the LOC107863632 gene encoding endoglucanase CX-like precursor (The RefSeq protein has 1 substitution compared to this genomic sequence): MAHAFNMLILCYTFFLLLDLSHNFAFAFTSQDYSNALEKSILFFEGQRSGKLPANQRVKWRGNSGLSDGSGSHVNLVGGYYDAGDNVKFGLPMAFTTTLLAWSVIEFGSSMHSQLGHAKEAIRWSTDYLLKAATASPDTLYVQVGDPNQDHRCWERPEDMDTPRNVYKVSPQNPGSDVAAETAAALAAASIVFKDSDPSYSSTLLRTAQKVFAFADKYRGSYSDSLSSVVCPFYCSYSGYNDELLWGASWLHRASQDTSYLSYIQSNGQTMGANDDDYSFSWDDKRPGTKIVLSKDFLEKSTQEFQAYKVHSDNYICSLIPGSPSFQAQYTPGGLLFKGSESNLQYVTSSSFLLLTYAKYLRSNGGVVSCGSSRFPANKLVELARKQVDYILGDNPAKISYMVGFGQKYPLRVHHRGSSLPSVRTHPGHIGCNDGFQSLYSGSPNPNVLVGAIVGGPDSRDNFEDDRNNYQQSEPATYINAPLVGALAFLSAESTAV; encoded by the exons ATGGCCCATGCTTTTAACATGCTTATTTTATGCTACACCTTCTTCCTCTTACTTGATCTTTCTCACAATTTTGCCTTTGCCTTCACTTCTCAAGATTACTCTAATGCTCTTGAGAAATCGATTCTCTTTTTCGAGGGACAGAGGTCTGGAAAATTGCCTGCGAATCAACGCGTTAAGTGGAGGGGGAATTCTGGCTTGTCCGATGGTTCCGGTTCCCAT gtTAATCTAGtaggaggatattatgatgcAGGGGACAATGTTAAGTTTGGATTGCCAATGGCATTCACCACAACTCTACTAGCATGGAGTGTGATCGAATTCGGAAGCTCCATGCACAGCCAACTTGGCCATGCAAAAGAAGCCATCCGTTGGAGTACAGATTATCTTCTTAAAGCAGCCACAGCCAGCCCAGACACGTTATACGTGCAAGTAGGAGACCCGAACCAAGATCACAGGTGTTGGGAGAGACCCGAAGACATGGACACGCCTCGCAATGTGTATAAGGTGTCCCCTCAAAATCCTGGTTCTGATGTTGCTGCTGAGACTGCTGCTGCATTGGCTGCTGCCTCTATTGTGTTCAAAGATTCTGACCCTTCTTATTCCTCTACATTACTCCATACTGCACAAAAG GTGTTTGCTTTTGCTGACAAGTATAGAGGTTCCTATAGTGACAGCCTCAGCTCAGTAGTCTGCCCATTTTACTGCTCTTATTCTGGATACAAT GATGAACTTCTGTGGGGAGCATCATGGCTTCATAGAGCTTCACAAGACActtcttatctttcttatatCCAATCAAATGGTCAAACTATGGGTGCTAATGATGATGACTACTCCTTCAGTTGGGATGACAAGAGACCTGGAACAAAAATTGTTCTCTCAAAG GACTTTTTGGAGAAAAGTACTCAAGAATTCCAAGCATACAAAGTTCACTCAGACAATTATATCTGCTCTCTAATTCCAGGCTCACCTAGCTTTCAAGCTCAGTATACCCCAG GGGGGCTTCTATTCAAAGGAAGTGAAAGTAATCTCCAATACGTGACATCGTCATCGTTTCTCCTATTAACCTACGCCAAATACTTGAGGTCAAATGGAGGAGTTGTGTCATGTGGGAGTTCAAGATTTCCTGCAAACAAGCTCGTCGAGCTTGCAAGAAAACAAGTGGACTACATATTAGGAGATAATCCAGCAAAAATATCGTACATGGTTGGTTTCGGACAAAAGTATCCTCTTCGTGTGCACCATAGAGGTTCATCTCTACCATCAGTGCGTACACATCCTGGTCACATTGGCTGCAATGATGGGTTCCAATCATTGTACTCGGGCTCGCCTAATCCAAACGTTCTTGTTGGAGCCATTGTGGGTGGTCCTGACAGTAGAGATAACTTTGAAGATGACAGGAACAATTATCAGCAATCAGAACCCGCCACTTACATTAATGCACCGCTGGTTGGGGCACTTGCTTTCTTATCTGCAGAATCTACAGCAGTCTAG